A single region of the Arthrobacter sp. V1I7 genome encodes:
- a CDS encoding IclR family transcriptional regulator, with protein sequence MTVTSTHSASSAESGPKAGNMRSLSRAMEVFAELQRAERPQRLSDLARTCGMSLPTTLRILRVLQDFGMVSQTDKSYRIGPAVLPAARSYLENDPLVVAARPILQQVAAQTGLTASLYTRLGFERILVARVDGDSPLRYDLPLGKRLPLTVGAAGKILLASASSAPGEELQQVVAAAIAAGHEEPTFTVEELRARLPEPGVDYAYSADERATGVLSVAVAVPNKAGRPSESIALTSPVETATEAGLKAGIPELRRAAGRLSELLTGTVY encoded by the coding sequence ATGACGGTGACATCGACGCACTCAGCCAGCTCTGCCGAGAGCGGCCCGAAGGCCGGCAACATGCGCTCCCTGTCCAGGGCGATGGAGGTCTTTGCCGAACTCCAGCGCGCGGAGCGGCCCCAGCGGCTCAGCGACCTGGCCAGGACCTGCGGCATGAGCCTGCCGACCACGCTGCGGATCCTGCGGGTCCTGCAGGACTTCGGCATGGTCAGCCAGACCGACAAGTCCTACCGGATCGGGCCCGCGGTCCTGCCGGCGGCACGAAGCTATCTGGAGAACGACCCCCTCGTTGTTGCCGCCCGGCCGATACTTCAACAGGTCGCAGCCCAGACAGGGCTGACGGCATCGCTTTATACGAGACTCGGCTTCGAAAGAATCCTGGTCGCACGCGTCGACGGCGACTCGCCCCTACGGTATGACCTGCCACTGGGCAAGCGGCTCCCCCTTACAGTCGGGGCGGCAGGCAAAATCCTGCTGGCGTCAGCCTCCTCAGCCCCCGGGGAAGAACTGCAGCAGGTTGTAGCTGCCGCCATTGCTGCGGGCCACGAAGAGCCCACGTTTACGGTCGAGGAACTCCGCGCACGCCTGCCCGAACCCGGGGTCGACTATGCCTACTCGGCGGACGAGCGCGCCACAGGCGTGCTCTCGGTCGCCGTTGCTGTCCCCAACAAGGCGGGTCGGCCCAGCGAATCCATCGCTCTGACCAGCCCCGTGGAGACCGCCACCGAAGCCGGGCTCAAGGCCGGCATTCCGGAACTCCGGCGTGCCGCCGGCCGGCTCTCGGAGCTCCTGACGGGCACTGTCTACTAG
- the moaA gene encoding GTP 3',8-cyclase MoaA, with protein sequence MSVQLGMPQPRGGTGSTGDGSGAGSTGTPPLPGRPAGMPAGLVDRYGRRATDMRLSLTDKCNLRCTYCMPAEGLEWLAKQAVMSAAEIIRIVHIGVDQLGVRELRLTGGEPLVRADLLDIISALRQAHPELPISMTTNAVGLDKKAAGLKAAGLSRINVSLDSLHEETFAKLTRRPFLDKVLAGVDAAWSAGLGPVKLNAVLMRGINDAESPALLAWALGRGYELRFIEQMPLDADHGWTRRNMITAAEIRELLSVDYVLSADPRDRDGAPAERFEVRARVPGTAGATGPVLGTVGIIASVTEPFCSDCRRTRITAEGKIMSCLFSREEVDLLGLLREGASDEQLAERWQDAMWIKPKAHGMDHVGLDAPDFVQPDRSMSAIGG encoded by the coding sequence ATGAGTGTTCAGCTTGGCATGCCCCAGCCCCGTGGAGGAACCGGCTCCACCGGTGACGGTTCCGGCGCGGGCTCGACCGGAACTCCGCCGCTGCCCGGCCGCCCGGCCGGGATGCCCGCCGGACTCGTGGACCGGTACGGCCGCCGCGCCACCGACATGCGCCTGTCGCTGACCGACAAGTGCAATCTGCGCTGCACCTACTGCATGCCCGCCGAGGGCCTGGAGTGGCTGGCGAAGCAGGCCGTCATGTCCGCGGCGGAAATTATCCGGATCGTGCACATTGGGGTCGATCAGCTGGGGGTGCGTGAACTCCGGCTGACCGGTGGCGAACCGCTGGTCCGGGCCGATCTGCTGGACATCATTTCCGCGCTCCGCCAGGCCCACCCGGAACTCCCGATCTCCATGACCACCAACGCCGTCGGCCTGGACAAGAAGGCAGCCGGGCTCAAGGCCGCCGGGCTATCGCGGATCAACGTTTCGCTTGATTCCCTGCATGAGGAAACCTTCGCCAAGCTCACGCGCCGCCCCTTCCTGGACAAGGTCCTCGCCGGCGTGGACGCTGCGTGGTCCGCCGGGCTGGGTCCCGTCAAGCTCAACGCGGTGCTGATGCGCGGCATCAACGATGCCGAGTCCCCCGCACTGCTGGCCTGGGCCCTGGGCCGCGGCTACGAGCTGCGCTTCATTGAACAGATGCCGCTCGACGCCGACCACGGCTGGACGCGCCGGAACATGATCACCGCCGCGGAAATCCGCGAGCTGCTCTCCGTCGACTACGTGCTCAGCGCCGATCCGCGGGACCGCGACGGCGCCCCGGCGGAGCGCTTCGAGGTCCGGGCACGGGTGCCCGGCACCGCCGGCGCCACCGGGCCGGTACTGGGAACCGTGGGAATCATCGCCTCCGTCACGGAGCCGTTCTGTTCAGACTGCCGCCGGACCCGGATCACGGCCGAAGGCAAGATCATGAGCTGCCTGTTCTCCCGCGAAGAGGTGGATCTGCTGGGACTGTTGCGCGAAGGCGCCAGCGACGAACAGCTGGCCGAACGCTGGCAGGACGCCATGTGGATCAAGCCCAAGGCCCACGGCATGGACCATGTGGGGCTGGACGCCCCGGACTTTGTCCAGCCGGACCGCAGCATGAGCGCCATCGGAGGCTGA
- a CDS encoding MoaD/ThiS family protein: MNVRYFAAARAAAGVEEERFELSDGDTLASLLEAILAVERPDPPAGTPPLARILSRSSFLLNEVAVRDRSAALKSADVVDVLPPFAGG; the protein is encoded by the coding sequence ATGAATGTACGTTACTTCGCTGCCGCGCGCGCTGCCGCCGGCGTGGAAGAGGAACGCTTTGAGCTGTCCGACGGCGACACCCTTGCGTCGCTGCTCGAGGCGATCCTCGCCGTCGAGCGTCCGGATCCGCCCGCGGGGACGCCGCCGCTGGCGCGCATCCTGTCCCGCTCCAGCTTCCTGCTCAACGAGGTTGCCGTGCGGGACCGTAGTGCGGCGCTGAAGTCGGCCGACGTCGTGGACGTGCTGCCGCCCTTCGCCGGCGGCTAG
- a CDS encoding MFS transporter, translated as MNAASRKIQRIYLTLTLGNTLAASFIWGINTLFLLDAGLSNLEAFAANAFFTAGMVLFEVPTGVIADGWGRRVSFLLGTVTLAASTYLYYLLWQLSAPFWSWAVVSVLLGLGFTFFSGAVEAWLVDALRFSGYEGGLEPVLGRGLMVSGVAMLGGSVAGGVIAQATDLGVPFLLRVGVLLAMFVVAFWLMRDVGFTPERSPHPLRATRAVLSASVENGLKNPPVRFVMLAAPFSAGVGIYVFYALQPYLLELFGDPHAYSVAGLAAAIVAGAEVLGGWIAPRIRRLVRKRTTVLILSSLGGSLILVVLGFTRVFWVALVLLALWAVVSSAGTPVRQAYLNDMIASKQRATVLSFDSLMGSSGGVVVQPALGRAADVYGYPASLAISGVIELIAVPFLLASRRQHAPADQANAPASAPNAGSQPL; from the coding sequence ATGAACGCCGCCTCCCGCAAGATTCAGCGCATCTATCTCACGTTGACGCTGGGCAACACCCTCGCGGCCTCGTTCATCTGGGGAATCAACACCCTCTTCCTGCTGGATGCCGGACTCAGCAACCTCGAGGCCTTTGCCGCCAACGCCTTCTTCACGGCCGGCATGGTCCTCTTCGAGGTGCCCACCGGAGTGATTGCCGACGGGTGGGGGCGCCGCGTTTCGTTCCTGCTGGGCACCGTGACCCTGGCGGCGTCGACCTACCTCTACTACCTGCTCTGGCAGCTGTCCGCCCCGTTCTGGTCCTGGGCAGTGGTGTCGGTCCTGCTCGGTCTGGGTTTCACCTTTTTTTCGGGTGCGGTCGAGGCCTGGCTCGTCGACGCGTTGCGCTTCTCGGGATACGAAGGCGGGCTCGAGCCGGTGCTCGGGCGCGGACTGATGGTTTCTGGCGTCGCGATGCTGGGCGGTTCGGTGGCCGGCGGCGTGATCGCACAGGCCACCGACCTCGGGGTGCCGTTCCTGCTGCGCGTGGGCGTGCTGCTGGCCATGTTCGTCGTGGCCTTTTGGCTCATGCGCGACGTTGGCTTCACCCCCGAACGCTCACCCCATCCCCTCCGGGCGACCCGGGCCGTACTCTCCGCCTCGGTCGAGAACGGCCTGAAGAACCCGCCGGTGCGTTTCGTGATGCTGGCCGCCCCGTTCAGCGCCGGCGTCGGGATCTACGTGTTCTACGCCCTGCAGCCGTACCTCCTTGAGCTCTTCGGCGACCCTCACGCGTATTCCGTGGCGGGCCTGGCTGCGGCAATCGTCGCCGGGGCGGAGGTGCTCGGCGGCTGGATCGCGCCCCGCATCCGGCGCCTTGTCCGCAAGCGCACGACGGTGTTGATCCTGAGCAGTCTCGGCGGGTCCCTGATTCTGGTGGTGCTCGGGTTCACCCGGGTGTTCTGGGTTGCCCTGGTGCTGTTGGCGCTCTGGGCCGTGGTGTCCTCGGCGGGCACCCCGGTGCGGCAGGCCTATCTGAACGACATGATCGCCTCGAAGCAGCGGGCAACCGTGCTCAGCTTCGACTCACTCATGGGATCAAGCGGTGGCGTGGTGGTGCAGCCGGCGCTCGGGCGGGCGGCCGATGTGTACGGCTACCCGGCGTCGCTGGCGATCAGCGGCGTGATCGAGTTGATCGCGGTGCCGTTCCTGCTGGCGAGCCGGAGGCAGCATGCCCCGGCCGACCAGGCGAACGCCCCGGCCAGCGCGCCGAACGCGGGATCCCAGCCGTTATAG
- a CDS encoding DUF1579 domain-containing protein has protein sequence MDRPLPGSAHAALEAFLGHWAGITQWEATPWGPARTAEVAISFARAAAGLAVTASYRHTEADGSRTEGHGVFTVDKDRPDTLWYHVNSLGLPPEPPARASWREGTLTVERRSERGIARHTFRVDDGVLTHSAGLRLGTASEFTPFLTSVCRRVPETAPAPA, from the coding sequence ATGGACCGTCCGCTGCCGGGCAGCGCGCATGCGGCGCTCGAAGCTTTCCTGGGGCACTGGGCCGGCATCACGCAGTGGGAGGCCACGCCCTGGGGACCCGCGCGCACTGCCGAGGTCGCGATTTCCTTTGCCCGCGCGGCGGCCGGCCTGGCGGTTACTGCCAGCTACCGCCATACCGAGGCGGACGGAAGCCGTACCGAAGGCCATGGGGTGTTCACTGTCGACAAGGACCGGCCCGACACCCTCTGGTACCACGTCAACAGCCTGGGCCTTCCGCCAGAGCCGCCGGCGCGGGCCAGCTGGCGCGAGGGAACCCTCACCGTCGAGCGACGCAGTGAGAGGGGCATCGCCCGGCACACCTTCCGGGTGGACGACGGCGTCCTGACCCACAGTGCCGGGCTCCGGCTGGGCACCGCGAGCGAATTCACCCCGTTCCTGACCTCGGTCTGCAGGCGCGTCCCCGAGACCGCTCCGGCTCCGGCCTGA
- a CDS encoding pitrilysin family protein yields MTVVPLPLEQNQHADTLIHGADGGSEVRRSVLPGGVRVLTEAMPGQRSATIGFWVGVGSRDEAPGQHGSTHFLEHLLFKGTRRRTAMEIASAFDEVGGESNAATAKESTCYFARVLDTDLPMAIDVIADMITGAVLDPQEMEQERDVILEEIAMDSDDPTDVAHEHFVAAVLGTHPLGRPIGGTPDAIRAVARDSVWDHYRRYYRPGELVITAAGGLDHDVVCGLVVDALHSAGWSLAPDAAPVQRRSTERADITGTAGLHVVKRPVEQANIIMGCPTIVATDDRRFVMSVLNAVLGGGMSSRLFQEVREKRGLVYSTYSFASSYADAGYFGMYAGCTPSKVRQVLELLGAELDKLAEGGISDEELRKAEGQLCGGIVLALEDTGSRMSRLGRAELVSGEYQDIDETLRQIKAVTAAEVQELARELAAAPRTITVVGPFEETETFGL; encoded by the coding sequence ATGACTGTCGTCCCCCTGCCGCTTGAGCAGAACCAGCACGCTGACACCCTGATCCATGGAGCCGACGGTGGTTCCGAGGTGCGCCGCTCGGTCTTGCCGGGCGGCGTCCGCGTGCTGACCGAAGCGATGCCCGGCCAGCGTTCGGCCACCATCGGTTTCTGGGTCGGCGTCGGCTCCCGCGATGAGGCCCCGGGCCAGCACGGTTCCACACACTTCCTGGAGCACCTGCTGTTCAAGGGCACCAGGCGCCGCACCGCCATGGAGATCGCCTCGGCCTTTGACGAGGTCGGTGGGGAATCCAACGCCGCCACCGCGAAGGAGAGCACCTGCTACTTCGCCCGTGTGCTGGACACCGACCTGCCCATGGCGATCGACGTGATCGCGGACATGATCACCGGTGCCGTCCTCGATCCCCAGGAGATGGAACAGGAACGGGACGTCATCCTCGAGGAAATCGCGATGGACAGCGACGACCCAACCGACGTCGCGCACGAACACTTCGTCGCCGCCGTCCTCGGCACACACCCGCTGGGACGCCCGATCGGCGGCACCCCCGATGCCATCCGCGCCGTCGCCCGCGACTCTGTCTGGGACCACTACCGCCGCTACTACCGTCCCGGTGAGCTGGTCATCACCGCCGCCGGGGGACTGGACCACGACGTCGTCTGCGGGCTCGTGGTGGACGCCCTGCACTCCGCCGGCTGGAGTCTGGCACCTGATGCCGCGCCGGTCCAGCGTCGCTCCACCGAACGCGCCGACATCACCGGCACCGCCGGGCTGCACGTGGTCAAGCGGCCCGTCGAGCAGGCCAACATCATCATGGGCTGCCCCACGATCGTCGCCACCGATGACCGCCGCTTCGTGATGAGCGTGCTCAATGCGGTGCTGGGTGGAGGCATGTCCTCCCGGCTGTTCCAGGAAGTACGGGAGAAGCGCGGCCTGGTCTACTCGACCTACTCCTTCGCGTCCTCCTACGCCGACGCCGGATACTTCGGCATGTATGCCGGCTGCACACCGTCCAAAGTCCGGCAGGTGCTGGAGCTTCTCGGCGCCGAACTGGACAAGCTCGCCGAAGGCGGCATTTCCGACGAGGAACTCCGCAAGGCCGAGGGGCAGCTGTGCGGCGGCATTGTGCTGGCGCTGGAGGACACCGGTTCCCGGATGTCCCGGCTGGGCCGCGCCGAGCTGGTGTCCGGCGAATACCAGGACATCGACGAGACCCTGCGCCAGATCAAAGCCGTGACCGCCGCCGAGGTCCAGGAGCTTGCCCGCGAGCTGGCGGCTGCCCCCCGGACCATCACCGTCGTGGGGCCCTTCGAGGAGACCGAGACCTTCGGTCTCTGA
- a CDS encoding polyribonucleotide nucleotidyltransferase, whose product MEGPEIQFSEAVIDNGRFGKRVIRFETGRLAKQAAGAAMVYIDEETALLSATTAGKHPREGFDFFPLTVDVEERMYAAGRIPGSFFRREGRPSTEAILACRLMDRPLRPAFVKGLRNEVQIVVTVLSIDPDELYDVVAINASSMSTQLSGLPFSGPIGGVRVALIADENGSQWVAFPKHSQLENAVFNMVVAGRVAGDDVAIMMVEAEATDNSWNLIKEQGATAPTEEVVSEGLEAAKPFIKALCEAQSDLAARAAKPTVEFPVFLDYEDDVYAAVESAAADKLAAIFQIADKTERNDASDALKDEVTSSLAGQFEGRDKELSAAFRSVTKQVVRQRILKDQIRIDGRGLTDIRQLTAEVEVLPRVHGSAIFERGETQIMGVTTLNMLKMEQQIDSLSPVTRKRYMHNYNFPPYSTGETGRVGSPKRREIGHGALAERAIMPVLPSREEFPYAIRQVSEALSSNGSTSMGSVCASTLSLLNAGVPLKAAVAGIAMGLVSDQVDGQTRYAALTDILGAEDAFGDMDFKVAGTAEFVTAIQLDTKLDGIPASVLAAALKQAREARLHILDVLNSAIDTPDELSEFAPRVIAVKIPVDKIGEVIGPKGKMINQIQEDTGADISIEDDGTVYIGATNGPSADAARSAINAIANPQVPEIGERYLGTVVKTTTFGAFVSLTPGKDGLLHISELRKIAGGKRVDNVEDVVSVGQKIQVEITKIDDRGKLSLSPVVADEAGSEDADNNAEVSVESAE is encoded by the coding sequence TTGGAGGGTCCCGAAATCCAGTTCTCAGAAGCAGTCATTGATAATGGCCGCTTCGGCAAGCGTGTAATCCGCTTTGAAACCGGCCGTCTTGCCAAGCAGGCAGCCGGCGCAGCGATGGTCTACATCGACGAAGAGACCGCGCTGCTGTCCGCCACCACCGCCGGCAAGCACCCGCGCGAAGGCTTCGACTTCTTCCCGCTGACCGTCGACGTCGAAGAGCGTATGTACGCCGCCGGCCGCATCCCGGGTTCGTTCTTCCGCCGCGAAGGCCGCCCCTCCACGGAAGCCATCCTGGCCTGCCGCCTGATGGACCGCCCGCTGCGCCCCGCCTTCGTCAAGGGCCTGCGCAACGAGGTCCAGATCGTGGTCACCGTGCTCTCCATCGACCCGGACGAGCTCTACGACGTGGTCGCCATCAACGCTTCCTCGATGTCCACCCAGCTCTCCGGCCTGCCCTTCTCCGGCCCGATCGGCGGCGTCCGCGTTGCCCTGATCGCCGACGAGAACGGCTCGCAGTGGGTTGCCTTCCCGAAGCACTCCCAGCTCGAGAACGCCGTCTTCAACATGGTCGTTGCCGGCCGGGTTGCAGGAGACGACGTCGCCATCATGATGGTTGAAGCCGAAGCCACCGACAACTCCTGGAACCTCATCAAGGAACAGGGCGCCACCGCCCCCACCGAAGAGGTTGTTTCCGAGGGCCTCGAGGCCGCCAAGCCGTTCATCAAGGCCCTGTGCGAAGCGCAGTCCGACCTGGCAGCCCGCGCCGCCAAGCCGACCGTCGAGTTCCCGGTCTTCCTGGACTACGAGGACGACGTCTACGCCGCCGTGGAATCCGCTGCCGCCGACAAGCTGGCTGCTATTTTCCAGATTGCGGACAAGACGGAGCGCAACGACGCTTCGGACGCACTCAAGGACGAAGTCACTTCTTCCCTGGCCGGCCAGTTCGAGGGCCGCGACAAGGAACTGTCCGCTGCCTTCCGCTCCGTCACCAAGCAGGTTGTGCGCCAGCGCATCCTCAAGGACCAGATCCGCATCGACGGCCGCGGCCTGACGGACATTCGCCAGCTCACCGCCGAGGTCGAGGTTCTGCCCCGCGTGCACGGTTCGGCCATCTTCGAACGCGGCGAGACCCAGATCATGGGTGTCACCACGCTGAACATGCTCAAGATGGAACAGCAGATCGACTCGCTGTCTCCCGTGACGCGCAAGCGCTACATGCACAACTACAACTTCCCGCCGTACTCCACCGGTGAGACCGGCCGCGTCGGTTCCCCGAAGCGCCGCGAAATCGGCCACGGTGCCCTGGCGGAGCGGGCCATCATGCCGGTGCTGCCATCCCGCGAGGAATTCCCCTACGCGATCCGCCAGGTGTCTGAGGCTCTCAGCTCCAACGGTTCGACGTCGATGGGTTCCGTTTGCGCCTCCACGCTGTCCCTGCTCAACGCAGGTGTGCCGCTGAAGGCCGCGGTTGCCGGTATCGCCATGGGCCTGGTCTCCGACCAGGTTGACGGCCAGACCCGCTACGCCGCCCTGACCGATATCCTCGGCGCCGAAGATGCCTTCGGTGACATGGACTTCAAGGTCGCCGGTACCGCCGAGTTCGTCACAGCCATCCAGCTGGACACCAAGCTCGACGGCATCCCGGCCTCCGTCCTGGCAGCAGCCCTGAAGCAGGCCCGCGAAGCCCGCCTGCACATCCTGGACGTTCTGAACTCCGCGATCGACACCCCGGACGAGCTCTCCGAGTTCGCGCCGCGCGTCATCGCGGTCAAGATCCCGGTTGACAAGATCGGCGAGGTCATCGGCCCGAAGGGCAAGATGATCAACCAGATCCAGGAAGACACCGGAGCCGACATCTCGATCGAGGACGACGGAACTGTCTACATCGGCGCCACGAACGGCCCGTCTGCCGACGCAGCACGGTCCGCCATCAACGCCATCGCCAACCCGCAGGTCCCCGAAATCGGTGAGCGCTACCTGGGCACGGTCGTCAAGACCACGACCTTCGGCGCTTTCGTTTCGCTGACCCCGGGCAAGGACGGCCTGCTGCACATCTCCGAGCTGCGCAAGATCGCCGGCGGCAAGCGCGTGGACAACGTCGAGGACGTCGTCTCCGTGGGCCAGAAGATCCAGGTGGAAATCACCAAGATCGATGACCGCGGAAAGCTCTCCCTGTCGCCCGTCGTGGCCGACGAGGCAGGCTCCGAGGACGCAGACAACAACGCTGAGGTCTCCGTGGAGTCCGCAGAGTAG
- the rpsO gene encoding 30S ribosomal protein S15, translating to MALEAAVKQSIIQDFATSEGDTGSPEVQVAVLTQRIKDLTEHMKVHKHDYHTQRGLLAMVGRRKRMLTYLKNTDITRYRALIERLGLRR from the coding sequence GTGGCACTTGAAGCCGCTGTAAAGCAGTCCATCATTCAGGATTTCGCAACGTCTGAGGGCGACACCGGTTCGCCGGAGGTCCAGGTTGCAGTCCTGACTCAGCGGATCAAGGATCTCACTGAGCACATGAAGGTGCACAAGCACGATTACCACACCCAGCGCGGTCTGCTGGCCATGGTTGGTCGTCGCAAGCGCATGCTGACCTACCTCAAGAACACTGACATCACCCGCTACCGCGCGCTCATCGAGCGTCTCGGCCTGCGCCGCTAG
- the kynA gene encoding tryptophan 2,3-dioxygenase, with the protein MTIEKNTRELDKGIVRDFSSRMSYASYLQLPTLLSAQQPVSAPEHHDEMLFIIQHQTTELWLKLVLHELRSAAAWLRADDLGSALKAIARVKHIQKTLTEQWSVLATLTPTEYSQFRGFLGNSSGFQSSQYRAVEFLLGNKNPKMLPVFESDPEAHAMLLELLEAPSIYDDFLAYLKRQGFDVPASLLERDVTKAHEFCPELVPVFKYIYENAADNWGAYEACEELVDLEDNFQLWRFRHLRTVQRTIGMKSGTGGSSGAAFLQKALELTFFPELFAVRTEIGQ; encoded by the coding sequence GTGACCATCGAGAAGAACACCAGGGAGCTGGACAAGGGCATTGTCCGCGACTTCAGCTCCCGGATGAGCTATGCGTCCTATCTGCAGCTGCCGACGCTGCTCAGCGCCCAGCAGCCGGTCAGTGCGCCGGAGCACCACGACGAGATGCTGTTCATCATCCAGCACCAGACCACCGAGCTGTGGCTGAAGCTGGTCCTGCACGAGCTCCGCAGCGCCGCCGCCTGGCTCCGCGCCGACGATCTCGGCTCGGCGCTGAAGGCGATCGCCCGGGTCAAGCACATCCAGAAGACGCTGACCGAGCAGTGGTCCGTGCTGGCCACCCTCACCCCCACCGAGTATTCGCAGTTCCGCGGCTTCCTGGGCAATTCCTCCGGCTTCCAGTCCAGCCAGTACCGCGCGGTTGAGTTCCTGCTCGGCAACAAGAACCCCAAGATGCTGCCGGTGTTCGAATCCGACCCCGAGGCCCACGCGATGCTGCTGGAACTCCTCGAGGCCCCGAGCATCTACGACGACTTCCTGGCCTACCTCAAACGCCAGGGCTTCGACGTCCCGGCATCCCTGCTGGAGCGCGACGTCACGAAGGCACACGAGTTCTGCCCGGAGCTGGTCCCGGTCTTCAAGTACATCTACGAAAACGCGGCCGACAACTGGGGTGCCTACGAGGCGTGCGAAGAGCTCGTGGACCTCGAGGACAACTTCCAGCTGTGGCGTTTCCGTCACCTGCGCACGGTGCAGCGGACCATCGGGATGAAGTCCGGCACGGGCGGTTCCAGCGGTGCCGCCTTCCTGCAGAAGGCCCTCGAGCTGACCTTCTTCCCCGAGCTCTTCGCGGTACGGACGGAGATCGGTCAGTGA
- a CDS encoding bifunctional riboflavin kinase/FAD synthetase — protein sequence MVHIWNDPSEVPADFGPSVVTFGNFDGVHRGHQQVLSKLIRIARLNHARAVAITFDPHPAQVHRPEAAPELIMGLEDKLAALGELGLDAVLVMKYSLELASLTPEEFVATVLVGSLRASHVVIGHDARFGRGNAGDLHTMQELGKKLGFEVLVISEFGSEGFPIHDDAGEDRRCSSTWVREALREGDVATAAAVLGRPHRMRGEVVHGAARGRDLGFPTANLASSSTGYIPADGIYAGWLVDEAGTRWPAAISVGSNPTFDGVSRQVEAHVIDRPEEAVEDFDLYGQTVVVEFVARLRGMVAYRGPEALVDQMRLDVVQAHQILFRAGRTR from the coding sequence ATGGTCCACATCTGGAACGATCCGTCCGAAGTCCCGGCGGACTTTGGTCCTTCCGTTGTCACGTTCGGCAACTTCGACGGCGTGCACCGCGGCCACCAACAGGTGCTCTCCAAGCTCATCCGCATCGCCCGCTTGAACCATGCCCGCGCGGTCGCCATCACCTTCGACCCGCACCCCGCGCAGGTGCATCGGCCCGAGGCGGCCCCGGAACTGATCATGGGGCTGGAGGACAAGCTGGCCGCCCTCGGCGAGCTGGGCCTCGACGCCGTGCTGGTGATGAAGTACTCGCTCGAACTGGCCAGCCTGACTCCGGAGGAATTCGTCGCCACCGTCCTGGTCGGCAGCCTCCGCGCCAGCCACGTCGTAATCGGCCACGACGCCCGCTTCGGCCGCGGCAACGCCGGGGACCTGCACACGATGCAGGAACTCGGGAAAAAGCTTGGCTTTGAGGTGCTGGTCATCAGCGAGTTCGGTTCCGAAGGGTTCCCCATCCACGACGACGCCGGCGAGGACCGCCGTTGCTCCTCCACCTGGGTCCGGGAGGCGCTGCGGGAGGGCGACGTCGCCACCGCCGCCGCCGTGCTCGGCCGGCCGCACCGGATGCGTGGCGAAGTGGTGCACGGCGCCGCCCGTGGCCGGGACCTCGGCTTTCCCACCGCCAACCTCGCCTCCAGCTCGACCGGCTACATCCCCGCGGACGGCATCTACGCTGGTTGGCTCGTGGACGAGGCGGGCACCCGCTGGCCGGCCGCGATCTCGGTCGGTTCCAACCCCACGTTCGACGGCGTCAGCCGCCAGGTGGAGGCCCACGTCATCGACCGCCCGGAAGAGGCCGTGGAGGACTTCGATCTGTACGGCCAGACAGTAGTAGTGGAATTTGTCGCCCGACTGCGCGGCATGGTGGCGTACCGTGGCCCTGAAGCGTTGGTGGACCAGATGCGCCTGGACGTGGTCCAGGCGCACCAGATCCTGTTCCGCGCCGGCCGCACGCGCTGA
- a CDS encoding DUF937 domain-containing protein — MTELNDILGQIPVDQIAGMLGTDRQTAQAAVEAAVPTLLAGMQNNAQAPDGAASLESALSQHQDGLIEGGVDLAQVDTADGEKIVSHVFGGQQDQVASRLAGSAQLGGAGGDLVKKLLPILAPIVMSYLANKVLGGRGPSSGAGGADGSGQGGIDLGGILGGILGGTGGAAAGGGQGGLGDLLGGLLGGGQAPDRQLAPDAGLDSRLDPQTVPQSVPQSMPQDQPVGGAPRPGELIEVDRPESQPEERKNDEGGLGGVLGGLFGKK, encoded by the coding sequence ATGACTGAGCTCAACGACATCCTCGGGCAGATCCCGGTAGACCAGATTGCCGGCATGCTCGGAACGGACCGGCAAACGGCCCAGGCAGCAGTGGAGGCCGCCGTCCCCACGCTGCTGGCAGGAATGCAGAACAATGCCCAGGCCCCCGACGGCGCCGCCTCGCTCGAGTCGGCGCTCAGCCAGCATCAGGACGGGCTGATTGAAGGGGGTGTTGACCTGGCGCAGGTGGATACCGCGGACGGTGAAAAGATTGTCAGCCACGTCTTCGGCGGGCAGCAGGACCAGGTGGCGAGCCGGCTGGCCGGCTCCGCGCAGTTGGGCGGGGCGGGCGGGGACCTCGTCAAGAAGCTCCTGCCGATCCTGGCGCCCATCGTGATGTCCTACCTTGCCAACAAGGTCCTCGGTGGACGCGGGCCGTCGTCCGGGGCGGGCGGTGCTGATGGATCCGGCCAGGGCGGCATCGACCTCGGCGGAATTCTGGGCGGGATCCTGGGCGGTACGGGCGGTGCTGCCGCCGGCGGCGGACAGGGCGGTTTGGGTGACTTGCTGGGCGGGTTGCTCGGCGGCGGCCAGGCGCCGGACCGGCAATTGGCTCCCGACGCCGGGCTGGACAGCAGGCTGGACCCGCAGACTGTGCCGCAGTCCGTGCCCCAGTCCATGCCACAGGACCAGCCCGTCGGCGGCGCGCCGCGGCCGGGTGAGCTGATCGAGGTAGACCGTCCCGAGAGCCAGCCGGAAGAGCGGAAGAACGACGAGGGCGGCCTCGGCGGCGTGCTGGGCGGACTTTTCGGGAAGAAGTAG